One region of Priestia megaterium genomic DNA includes:
- a CDS encoding SDR family oxidoreductase, whose product MKVLVVGANGTTGKQVVEKVANSKQHEAYAMIRDEKQADALKKLGANVVLGDLEQDVSDALRGMDAVIFAAGSGGHTGDEKTIAVDQNGAKNIIDEAKNQGVKRFVMLSSMGTDAPEQGPEGLQLYLRAKAIADEYLKQSNLQYTIVRPGTLSNDSATGKIDINNDIEDKSQTIPRADVATVLVECLNEEATIGKTFEMLAGETEIEQAIKFTH is encoded by the coding sequence ATGAAAGTATTAGTTGTTGGAGCAAACGGAACAACGGGAAAACAAGTGGTAGAAAAAGTCGCAAACAGCAAGCAGCATGAAGCTTATGCGATGATTCGCGACGAAAAACAAGCAGACGCTTTAAAAAAGCTGGGCGCTAACGTTGTACTTGGTGACTTGGAGCAAGATGTTTCAGATGCTTTAAGAGGTATGGATGCTGTCATATTTGCAGCAGGTTCTGGAGGACATACGGGAGACGAAAAAACAATCGCTGTGGATCAAAACGGTGCTAAAAATATCATTGATGAAGCAAAAAATCAAGGTGTGAAGCGCTTTGTTATGTTAAGTTCAATGGGAACAGATGCACCTGAACAAGGACCAGAAGGCTTACAACTTTACCTGCGTGCTAAAGCGATAGCGGATGAATACTTAAAGCAGTCTAATCTGCAATATACAATTGTACGACCAGGAACTTTATCGAATGATTCAGCTACTGGAAAAATTGATATCAATAATGATATTGAAGATAAATCTCAGACGATTCCTCGAGCAGATGTAGCAACCGTGCTTGTAGAATGCCTAAACGAAGAAGCTACGATAGGAAAAACGTTTGAAATGTTAGCCGGAGAAACTGAAATTGAACAAGCTATTAAATTTACTCATTGA